In Mustelus asterias chromosome 28, sMusAst1.hap1.1, whole genome shotgun sequence, a single window of DNA contains:
- the LOC144480121 gene encoding uncharacterized protein LOC144480121, with product HVSQTHYPHRGWKCLHLLPIPIFLRQRERDRERQRQRERQRERQRERERERERDRERQRERARESERERERARHTERHTERHTERHTERHTERHTERERDRERETERERQRENQRERERQRERDRQTDRERERQRENQRETERETERETERETERETERERQRERQRERQRERQRERQRETQRERDRERERQRERERDRERERQRERDRGRETEGERQRERDRGRETEGERQRERDRGRETEGERQRERDRGRETEGERQRERDRGRETEGERQRERDRGRETEGERQRERDRGRETEGERQRERDRGRETEGERQRERDRGRETEGDRQRETDRGRQTEGDRQRETDRGRQTEGDRQRETDRGRQTERDRQRETDRGRQTEGDRQRETDRESERQRQRDRDRERQRETERESERERDRERETERERQRERQRQRHRDRETETERQRQRDRDRETDRDRETETERETERERETERERDRERETERERQRERDRERETERERQRERDRERDRERERDRDRETETERQRQRDRDREREAQS from the coding sequence CACGTGTCTCAAACACATTATCCCCACAGGGGCTGGAAATGTCtacatttgttgccaatccctattttcctgagacagagagagagagacagagagagacagagacagagagagagacagagagagagacagagagagagagagagagagagagagagagacagagagagacagagagagagagcgagagagagcgagagagagcgagagagagcgagacacacagagagacacacagagagacacacagagagacacacagagagacacacagagagacacacagagagagagagagacagagagagagagacagagagagagagacagagagagaatcagagagagagagagagacagagagagagagacagacagacagacagagagagagagagacagagagagaatcagagagagacagagagagagacagagagagagacagagagagagacagagagagagacagagagagagagacagagagagagacagagagagagacagagagagagacagagagagagacagagagagacacagagagagagagacagagagagagagagacagagagagagagagagagacagagagagagagagacagagagagagagacagagggagagagacagagggagagagacagagggagagagacagagggagagagacagagggagagagacagagggagagagacagagggagagagacagagggagagagacagagggagagagacagagggagagagacagagggagagagacagagggagagagacagagggagagagacagagggagagagacagagggagagagacagagggagagagacagagggagagagacagagggagagagacagagggagagagacagagggagagagacagagggagagagacagagggagagagacagagggagagagacagagggagagagacagagggagagagacagagggagacagacagagggagacagacagagggagacagacagagggagacagacagagggagacagacagagggagacagacagagggagacagacagagggagacagacagagggagacagacagagagagacagacagagagagacagacagagggagacagacagagggagacagacagagagagacagacagagaatcagagagacagagacagagagacagagacagagagagacagagagagacagagagagagtcagagagagagagagacagagagagagagacagagagagagagacagagagagagacagagacagagacacagagacagagagacagagacagagagacagagacagagagacagagacagagagacagacagagacagagagacagagacagagagagagacagagagagagagagagacagagagagagagagacagagagagagagacagagagagagagacagagagagagagacagagagagagagacagagagagagagacagagagagagagacagagagagagacagagagagagagagagacagagacagagagacagagacagagagacagagacagagagacagagacagagagagagaggcacagagctaA
- the LOC144480348 gene encoding uncharacterized protein LOC144480348, which translates to MRERESGTERERESGTERGRERGTERERERAGQRERERAGQRVGEREREGQRERERAGQRERERERDRERERERDRERERERAGQRERENGTERERERTERERAGQRERERDRERESGTERERAGQRERESGTERERDREGERESGTERESGTERGREREREGQRERERAGQRESGIERARESGREREQDRERERDRERERVGQRERERDRERAGQRERESGTEKERERAGQRERERAGQREREREWDRERERARQRERERGTERERGTEREGERDRERERAGQRERAGQRERAGQRERGRAGQRERAGQRESRTERERERAGQREREGEQDRERERGTEREREGQRERERDRERAG; encoded by the coding sequence atgagagagagagagagcgggacagagagagagagagagagcgggacagagagggggagagagagagggacagagagagagagagagagagcgggacagagagagagagagagagcgggacagagagtgggagagagagagagagagggacagagagagagagagagagcgggacagagagagagagagagagagcgggacagagagagagagagagagcgggacagagagagagagcgagagagagcgggacagagagagagagagaacgggacagagagagagagagagcggacagagagagagagagcgggacagagagagagagagcgggacagagagagagagagcgggacagagagagagagagcgggacagagagagagagagagcgggacagagagagagcgggacagagagggggagagagagagcgggacagagagagagagcgggacagagagggggagagagagagagagagagggacagagagagagagagagagcgggacagagagagagcgggatagagagagcgagagagagcgggagagagagagagcaggacagagagagagagcgggacagagagagagagagagtgggacagagagagagagagcgggacagagagagagcgggacagagagagagagagagcgggacagagaaagagagagagagagcgggacagagagagagagagagagcgggacagagagagagagagagagagtgggacagagagagagagagagcgagacagagagagagagagagagggacagagagagagagagggacagagagagagggagagagggacagagagagagagagagcgggacagagagagagagcgggacagagagagagagcaggacagagagagagagggagagcaggacagagagagagagcaggacagagagagagcaggacagagagagagagagagagagcaggacagagagagagagagggagagcaggacagagagagagaaagagggacagagagagagagagagggacagagagagagagagcgggacagagagagagcgggatag